A single Streptomyces sp. Edi2 DNA region contains:
- a CDS encoding TIGR02391 family protein produces MTFTYVPPVPAEQIRQLPTRDVALLLLQHLTDSNSRHLQFGGLVNSARQAFQSEPDEDALLDGLADAWTWLESRALLSRDHTQSDAFRRVSREGKELAEDPAGIVQFEARERLSGPLHPHLEGTVRTTFNLGDYELACFGAMKAVEVAVRDASGLDNSLVGVKLMRAAFQPHQNGKAGGVLADAGAEGGEQEAASALFAGAMGAYKNPSSHRTIDFDDPIEAAEIIQFADLLLRQVERAKRRQSGKSQ; encoded by the coding sequence ATGACCTTCACGTACGTGCCGCCGGTCCCTGCGGAGCAGATCCGCCAGCTGCCCACCAGAGACGTCGCGCTCCTCCTCCTGCAGCACCTCACGGACAGCAACAGCCGACATCTTCAGTTCGGCGGGCTGGTCAATTCGGCACGCCAGGCTTTCCAGAGCGAGCCCGATGAAGACGCACTACTGGACGGGCTTGCGGACGCTTGGACGTGGCTGGAGTCACGCGCCCTGCTGTCACGAGACCACACGCAGTCCGACGCCTTCCGACGAGTCTCTCGGGAGGGCAAGGAGCTGGCGGAGGACCCGGCCGGGATAGTTCAGTTCGAAGCTCGCGAACGGCTGTCGGGGCCGCTGCATCCCCACCTCGAAGGGACGGTTCGCACCACCTTCAACCTCGGAGACTACGAGCTGGCCTGCTTCGGCGCGATGAAGGCAGTGGAAGTGGCCGTGCGGGACGCCTCCGGTCTCGACAATTCCCTGGTCGGAGTGAAGCTGATGCGTGCCGCGTTCCAGCCACACCAGAACGGCAAGGCCGGTGGCGTGCTCGCTGATGCCGGAGCAGAGGGCGGCGAGCAGGAAGCAGCCTCGGCCCTGTTCGCCGGCGCCATGGGTGCGTATAAGAACCCCTCAAGCCATCGCACCATCGACTTTGACGACCCGATCGAGGCCGCCGAGATCATTCAGTTCGCGGACCTACTGCTACGACAGGTCGAGCGGGCCAAGCGTCGCCAATCCGGGAAATCCCAGTAG
- the dcd gene encoding dCTP deaminase, which yields MLLSDKDIRAEIDAGRVRIDPYEESMVQPSSIDVRLDRYFRVFENHRYPHIDPAIEQTDLTREVVPEGDEAFILHPGEFVLASTYEVITLPDDLASRLEGKSSLGRLGLLTHSTAGFIDPGFSGHVTLELSNVATLPIKLWPGMKIGQLCMFRLTSPAEHPYGSEKYGSRYQGQRGPTPSRSFKNFHRTQV from the coding sequence GTGCTTCTCTCAGACAAGGACATCCGGGCCGAGATCGACGCTGGTCGGGTACGCATCGACCCCTATGAAGAGTCGATGGTGCAGCCGTCCAGCATCGACGTGCGGCTGGACCGCTATTTCCGGGTGTTCGAGAATCACCGCTATCCGCACATCGACCCCGCCATCGAGCAGACCGACCTGACGCGCGAGGTCGTGCCCGAGGGCGATGAGGCGTTCATCCTGCACCCGGGTGAGTTCGTGCTGGCCTCGACGTACGAGGTCATCACGCTGCCCGACGACCTGGCGTCCCGGCTGGAGGGCAAGAGCTCGCTGGGGCGGCTGGGGCTGCTGACGCATTCGACCGCCGGCTTCATCGACCCGGGGTTCAGCGGGCACGTGACGCTGGAGCTGAGCAATGTCGCCACGCTGCCGATCAAGCTGTGGCCCGGGATGAAGATCGGGCAGCTGTGTATGTTCCGGCTGACCTCGCCGGCCGAGCACCCGTACGGCAGTGAGAAGTACGGCTCCCGCTACCAGGGGCAGCGCGGTCCTACGCCGTCCCGGTCGTTCAAGAACTTTCACCGGACGCAGGTATGA
- a CDS encoding VCBS repeat-containing protein, which yields MRRRIATAAGLGLALLLGSCGLLSPSGDTRRAAPHRASSLPAARPVPAGRGSKTAGDFNGDGHPDLVLDSLLAAAGGRDDDPGIGILYGSAHGLAPATRELLTPARNAARTGTAVPAAFDAEAVCDLDRDGFSDLVVTTDPPYDGVGRPPVPVQLLFGSPRGLGSARAVKLRIPDRARFGNEWPDQPVCGDFDGDGASDLAVTASGSRISYLKGPFTRTGAPAAAGAPLPVPGTALAAPGPLAPSPDIDHDGADDLLVRSAGPGRRARSRLALGGPRGPLRAGPAAYPPGYATAFGRFAGAGRGVTSVTVDTGGELSVGGRPGKIRTGTGGVPTLAAADADHDGHPDLVIGGTRPALLSGTANGLSATARRLPVPRLPGTGRPYSTVLALTDFDGDHRADLVLFTRRGRTHDRVTVLPGGPSGLAARPVLSFTTADFTAS from the coding sequence ATGCGCAGACGGATCGCCACGGCAGCGGGGCTCGGGCTGGCCCTCCTTCTCGGCTCCTGCGGCCTGCTCTCCCCCTCCGGCGACACGCGCCGCGCCGCGCCCCACCGCGCCTCGTCGCTGCCGGCCGCGCGCCCCGTCCCGGCCGGCCGGGGCAGCAAGACCGCCGGCGACTTCAACGGCGACGGCCACCCCGATCTCGTCCTCGACAGCCTGCTCGCGGCCGCGGGCGGGCGCGACGACGACCCGGGCATCGGCATCCTCTACGGCTCCGCGCACGGACTCGCCCCGGCCACCAGGGAATTGCTGACCCCGGCCCGGAACGCCGCCCGCACCGGCACGGCCGTCCCCGCCGCCTTCGACGCCGAGGCCGTCTGCGACCTCGACCGGGACGGCTTCAGCGATCTCGTCGTCACCACCGACCCGCCCTACGACGGCGTGGGCCGCCCGCCCGTCCCCGTCCAGCTGCTCTTCGGCTCGCCCCGGGGCCTCGGCTCCGCCCGGGCGGTGAAGCTCCGCATCCCCGACCGGGCGCGGTTCGGCAACGAATGGCCCGACCAGCCGGTCTGCGGCGACTTCGACGGCGATGGCGCATCCGACCTGGCCGTCACCGCCTCCGGCTCCCGGATCAGCTACCTGAAGGGGCCGTTCACCCGCACCGGCGCCCCCGCGGCGGCCGGCGCCCCGCTCCCCGTCCCCGGCACCGCCCTGGCCGCCCCCGGGCCCCTCGCGCCGTCTCCCGACATCGACCACGACGGCGCCGACGACCTTCTCGTACGCTCCGCCGGCCCCGGCCGCCGCGCCCGCAGCCGCCTCGCCCTCGGCGGCCCCCGGGGCCCGCTCAGGGCCGGCCCGGCCGCCTACCCGCCCGGCTACGCCACGGCCTTCGGGCGCTTCGCCGGGGCCGGGCGGGGGGTGACCTCCGTCACCGTCGACACCGGCGGTGAGCTGTCCGTCGGCGGCCGCCCCGGCAAGATCCGTACGGGTACCGGCGGGGTTCCCACCCTCGCCGCCGCCGATGCGGACCACGACGGCCACCCGGATCTTGTGATCGGCGGCACCCGCCCCGCCCTGCTGAGCGGCACCGCGAACGGGCTCTCCGCCACCGCCCGCCGCCTCCCCGTGCCCCGCCTCCCCGGCACCGGGCGCCCGTACTCCACGGTTCTCGCCCTCACCGACTTCGACGGCGACCACCGCGCCGACCTCGTCCTGTTCACCCGGCGCGGCCGCACCCACGACAGGGTGACGGTCCTCCCCGGCGGCCCGTCAGGCCTCGCCGCGCGACCCGTCCTCTCCTTCACCACGGCGGACTTCACGGCTTCCTGA
- a CDS encoding phosphoribosyltransferase: protein MSDVRENLTYERFGGAIRELAQTIADDGYEPDVVLSIARGGVFVAGGLAYALDCKNIHLVNVEFYTGVGTTLEMPVMLAPVPNAIDFSEKKVLIADDVADTGKTLKLVHDFCQGTVAEVRSAVIYEKSQSLVKCEYVWKRTDEWINFPWSVEPPVVRREGQVLDA, encoded by the coding sequence GTGAGTGACGTGCGGGAGAACCTGACGTACGAGCGGTTCGGTGGGGCGATCCGCGAGCTGGCGCAGACGATTGCCGATGACGGGTACGAGCCCGATGTCGTGCTGTCGATCGCCCGTGGCGGGGTCTTTGTCGCGGGAGGTCTGGCGTACGCGCTGGACTGCAAGAACATCCACCTGGTGAATGTGGAGTTCTACACCGGGGTGGGGACCACTCTGGAGATGCCGGTCATGCTGGCGCCGGTGCCGAATGCGATCGACTTCTCGGAGAAGAAGGTGCTGATCGCCGATGACGTCGCCGACACCGGTAAGACGCTGAAGCTGGTGCATGACTTCTGCCAGGGGACCGTGGCGGAGGTCCGCAGCGCGGTGATCTACGAGAAGTCGCAGTCGCTGGTGAAGTGCGAGTACGTGTGGAAGCGCACGGACGAGTGGATCAACTTCCCGTGGAGCGTCGAGCCGCCGGTGGTGCGGCGTGAGGGGCAGGTTCTCGACGCCTGA
- a CDS encoding ricin-type beta-trefoil lectin domain protein, with protein sequence MTVSVAALAVVFCGAAGGASAATGTGTAARPASAGTGAAAAKPLAPELEKIRAREAATLYGDPAVRPLGERKTSLISLGDSEISGEGVGTYEPGTDGPANWCHRSPDSAIHRTGIAADVTYNAACSGAGTGNIVIGGSKQYADEPVQSDALAIAARNTRLKMVLLVAGANDDLQFGPVMTDCVVRWFTLQGTCEPKYQPGWQARVDGLVPKVERTVGDLRTVMRDAGYADGDYRLVVMSYPSPIGPDVEDNPHYPGKLPGGCTGYTSDAGWGRNAAVPAFEKGMRKAAREAGASYLDASRLFHGHEVCMEDTWARGLYVNLTNPIPPDSNSVRQSFHPNARGHRAFASCLTQLYDTGLREASCADPASTGQPKLYAGAWDERYRPLRNAGTGSCVDAAGASSRNGTAVGGWDCHGQRNQDWWYDEEQRAVHVGLTQDRCLDVPGAQYRVGAGLVLWNCSGAANQQFVRDGGGTIRPAAAPSLCLTLGAAKDALRLQGCDGSAGQRFTQGA encoded by the coding sequence GTGACGGTCTCGGTCGCGGCGTTGGCCGTGGTGTTCTGCGGGGCAGCGGGCGGGGCGAGTGCCGCCACCGGCACCGGCACGGCAGCACGCCCGGCGTCGGCCGGGACCGGCGCCGCGGCCGCCAAGCCGTTGGCGCCGGAGCTGGAGAAGATCCGGGCGCGGGAGGCGGCCACCCTCTACGGGGATCCGGCCGTGCGGCCCCTCGGGGAGCGGAAGACCTCGTTGATCTCGCTGGGGGACAGTGAGATCTCGGGGGAGGGCGTCGGGACGTACGAGCCGGGCACGGACGGGCCGGCGAACTGGTGTCACCGGTCGCCGGACTCGGCGATCCACCGGACCGGTATCGCGGCGGATGTGACGTACAACGCGGCCTGCTCGGGCGCGGGCACCGGCAACATCGTGATCGGCGGCAGCAAGCAGTACGCCGATGAACCGGTGCAGAGCGACGCGCTCGCCATCGCGGCCCGTAACACCCGGCTGAAGATGGTGCTGCTGGTCGCCGGTGCCAATGACGATCTGCAGTTCGGGCCGGTGATGACGGACTGCGTGGTGCGCTGGTTCACGCTGCAGGGCACCTGTGAGCCGAAATACCAGCCGGGCTGGCAGGCGCGGGTCGACGGGCTGGTGCCGAAGGTCGAGCGGACGGTCGGCGATCTGCGGACCGTGATGCGGGACGCGGGCTATGCGGACGGGGACTACCGGCTCGTGGTGATGTCGTATCCGAGTCCGATCGGGCCGGATGTCGAGGACAACCCGCACTACCCGGGGAAGCTGCCGGGCGGCTGCACGGGCTACACCTCCGACGCGGGCTGGGGGCGCAATGCCGCCGTGCCGGCCTTCGAGAAGGGGATGCGGAAGGCCGCACGGGAGGCGGGGGCGAGCTACCTCGACGCCTCGCGGCTGTTCCACGGGCACGAGGTGTGCATGGAGGACACCTGGGCCCGTGGGCTGTATGTGAATCTCACCAACCCCATCCCGCCGGACTCGAATTCGGTGCGGCAGTCGTTCCATCCCAACGCCCGCGGGCACCGCGCGTTCGCGTCGTGTCTGACCCAGCTGTACGACACGGGGCTGCGCGAGGCCTCCTGCGCCGATCCCGCGAGCACCGGGCAGCCGAAGCTGTACGCGGGGGCCTGGGACGAGAGGTACCGGCCGCTGCGGAACGCCGGTACGGGCAGCTGCGTGGACGCGGCCGGCGCATCCAGCCGTAACGGGACGGCGGTCGGCGGCTGGGACTGCCACGGCCAGCGCAACCAGGACTGGTGGTACGACGAGGAGCAGCGGGCGGTGCACGTGGGGCTGACGCAGGACCGGTGCCTGGACGTGCCGGGCGCGCAGTACCGGGTCGGCGCAGGCCTGGTGCTGTGGAACTGCTCGGGCGCGGCCAACCAGCAGTTCGTACGGGACGGCGGCGGCACGATCCGGCCCGCCGCCGCGCCGTCGCTCTGCCTGACGCTGGGCGCGGCGAAGGATGCGCTGCGGTTGCAGGGGTGTGACGGGTCGGCGGGGCAGCGGTTCACGCAGGGAGCCTGA
- a CDS encoding GNAT family N-acetyltransferase yields the protein MNTDTGRDTADDPGAPTRSAPGETPPAPPVTVRLALPTDAPAIAAVHQASRQATMPYLPPQRRTHDEVTRWIREIVLPQCHTFVATRGPELLGYAAVQGDLLDQLYLRPDVRRRGIGTLLLAAARRHRPDGLHLHVFQLNTGARAFYAHHGFRVVAVDDGSGNMENLPDLTLRWTPVPGPRVPRGTP from the coding sequence ATGAACACAGACACGGGCAGGGACACGGCTGACGATCCGGGCGCCCCGACGCGCTCCGCACCGGGAGAGACGCCGCCCGCCCCGCCCGTCACGGTCCGGCTCGCCCTCCCCACCGACGCCCCCGCGATCGCGGCCGTCCACCAGGCGTCACGGCAGGCCACCATGCCCTACCTGCCGCCCCAGCGCCGTACCCACGACGAGGTCACCCGCTGGATCCGGGAGATCGTGCTGCCGCAGTGTCACACCTTCGTCGCCACCCGTGGCCCCGAGCTCCTGGGCTACGCGGCCGTACAGGGCGACCTGCTCGACCAGCTCTACCTCCGTCCGGACGTCCGGCGGCGCGGCATCGGCACCCTCCTCCTCGCCGCGGCGCGGCGGCACCGCCCCGACGGCCTGCACCTGCACGTCTTCCAACTCAACACCGGAGCAAGGGCGTTCTACGCCCACCACGGTTTCCGGGTCGTGGCCGTCGACGACGGCAGCGGCAACATGGAGAACCTGCCGGACCTCACCCTCCGCTGGACCCCGGTCCCGGGCCCGCGGGTCCCTCGGGGAACCCCTTAG
- a CDS encoding ASCH domain-containing protein has translation MNDLDRAMLLSVHPRFATAILAGSKTVEVRRQRVAAPPGTTVVLYATAPTMALVGLARIAAVKVGSPREVWSAHRSQTGISRREFDEYMSGATQASGLTLEEPQPFEEPVPLSALRAAGTFHPPQSYRYLKGEALRQVAEASPSAGTVLRGILGDPVLV, from the coding sequence GATGCTGCTGTCCGTACACCCCCGCTTCGCCACTGCGATCCTGGCGGGCAGCAAGACGGTCGAGGTGCGCCGACAGCGCGTCGCCGCACCGCCCGGCACCACCGTCGTCCTCTACGCCACCGCCCCCACGATGGCATTGGTGGGGTTGGCGCGCATCGCTGCGGTCAAGGTCGGCTCCCCGAGGGAGGTGTGGAGCGCGCACCGGAGCCAAACTGGCATCAGTCGAAGGGAGTTCGACGAGTACATGAGCGGTGCCACTCAGGCCAGCGGACTGACTCTCGAAGAGCCGCAGCCCTTCGAGGAGCCAGTGCCGCTCAGCGCTCTGCGTGCCGCTGGGACCTTCCACCCGCCACAGAGCTACCGGTACCTCAAGGGCGAAGCGCTGAGGCAGGTAGCCGAAGCCTCGCCATCCGCAGGTACGGTCCTCCGCGGAATTCTGGGAGACCCCGTACTGGTGTAG
- a CDS encoding Yip1 family protein yields MGRGRDTRPAQNGQQGHQGQQAPYGQQAPYGQQPPPPHGQWQQQAPQQYGGPQGQPQPHGQHGEPEYFGDGGYPPPQQAYAPYSNDNNPGHTQQFSVGDTPDAYGPPPAGYDNGADGAYADGGTYRAGQTTAPPSGPRLDWKQLLSGIVLRPDPTFWQMRDHAVWAPALIVAFVYGLLAVFGFDKAREDVLNATLSNSIPWVGITAAMFIIGSLILGAVTHTLARQLGGDGPWQPTIGLAMLIMTISDAPRLLFAMFLGGDSTLVQVLGWLTWLAGGYLLTSMVSKTHDLPWPKALGASSIQLVALLALLKLGTL; encoded by the coding sequence ATGGGTCGCGGACGGGACACCCGCCCCGCGCAGAACGGACAGCAGGGGCACCAGGGGCAGCAGGCGCCGTACGGGCAGCAAGCACCGTACGGGCAGCAGCCCCCGCCGCCGCACGGGCAGTGGCAGCAGCAGGCACCGCAGCAGTACGGCGGGCCGCAGGGGCAGCCACAACCGCACGGGCAGCACGGTGAGCCCGAGTACTTCGGCGACGGGGGCTACCCGCCCCCGCAGCAGGCCTACGCGCCGTACTCGAACGACAACAACCCCGGCCACACCCAGCAGTTCAGCGTCGGCGACACCCCGGACGCCTACGGCCCGCCCCCGGCCGGGTACGACAACGGCGCCGACGGTGCGTACGCGGACGGCGGCACCTACCGCGCCGGCCAGACCACCGCGCCGCCGTCCGGCCCCCGGCTGGACTGGAAGCAGCTGCTGTCCGGCATCGTGCTGCGCCCCGATCCCACGTTCTGGCAGATGCGTGACCACGCGGTGTGGGCCCCGGCACTGATCGTCGCCTTCGTCTACGGCCTGCTCGCGGTCTTCGGCTTCGACAAGGCCCGCGAGGATGTGCTGAACGCCACCCTCTCCAACAGCATCCCGTGGGTGGGGATCACCGCCGCGATGTTCATCATCGGCAGCCTGATCCTGGGCGCGGTCACCCACACCCTGGCCCGCCAGCTCGGCGGCGACGGCCCCTGGCAGCCGACCATCGGCCTGGCCATGCTGATCATGACGATCTCGGACGCGCCCCGGCTGCTCTTCGCGATGTTCCTCGGCGGCGACAGCACGCTGGTCCAGGTCCTGGGCTGGCTGACCTGGCTCGCCGGCGGCTACCTGCTGACCTCCATGGTGAGCAAGACGCACGATCTGCCGTGGCCCAAGGCCCTCGGCGCCTCGTCGATCCAGCTGGTCGCCCTGCTCGCCCTGCTGAAGCTCGGCACCCTGTAA